Genomic DNA from Peribacillus sp. FSL H8-0477:
TTCCTTAAATGCTTCCTTTAGCGTAATTCCCAATCGGCCAGGTATCATTTTTGACAACCTGTCCAGCTCTTTTGCGTTTAATCCAAAGGCTCTTCCTGTATCACGCAGAGCTGCTTTGGCGGCCATAGTACCAAAGGTAAGGATTTGCGCCACATGAAGTTCACCGTATTTCTGAGCCACATAATCAATTACTTCGTCTCTCCGGTTATCTGGAAAATCAATATCAATATCGGGCATTGTCACACGTTCAGGGTTTAAGAATCGCTCAAACAATAAATGATGGGCAATTGGATCAACATCCGTAATGGATAAGACATAGGCAACCATTGATCCTGCCGCTGATCCCCGTCCTGGACCAGTACGTATCCCATTTTCTCTGGCATACTTCATGAAATCCCAAACAATTAAGAAATAATCACTAAATCCCATCTTGTTAATAATCGTTAATTCATAATTTAAACGGTCTTTATAGTCTTCAGTGGCATCCGTCTTTTTCGTTAATGCCTCCAGGCAAAGACGCTCAAGCATCGCTGAAGCACTAGTTCCTTCTTCAACCGGATATTTGGGCAGAAGCGGCCGATTAAAGGCAATCTCCACCTCACACCGAGCTGCAATTCTCATGGTATTTTCTAACGCATCCGGACAGTCCTCAAATATTCGAATCATTTCATCTTCACTTTTCAAATAATGTTCAGGAGCGTCCATTCTTTCACGTTCTTCATCGGCAAGCTTATTCCCATTTTTCACGGCTAGTATGACTTCATGTGACAGTGCATCGTCTTTTTCCAAGTAGAAAACTGGATTAGTGGCAGTGAGTTCTATCCCATTTTCTTTGGCAAAATCTTTGACTTCAGTAAACCATTCTTCATTTCCAGCCTGACGTTGAAGTGACATGAAAAAGGAGTGCTTCCCAAAAATCCCTGTGTATCCAGCAAGCGTTTTTTGCGCTTCCAGAATATTTCCTTCTCTTATCAGCGTTTCAATCTTTCCTTCGCTTCCCGGCGAGACAGCGATTAATCCAGCTGAATAATGCTTAAGCCACTTAAGCGGCAGACCAAGTGGAGATTTGGTTTTAATGGCACTGCTTATCTTCAAAAGATTTTGATAGCCTTCATTATTCTCTGCTAGTAAAAGAAGTGAATATGCTTGATCTTCTTCATCTAAAATATCAGCAAGTAAACCGATAATCGGTTTGATTCCTTGCTTACGGCATTCTTTATAAAAATAGAGTGATCCATACATGACATTCCGATCAGTTAATGCCAGAGATGAATATCCTTGTTGTTTTGCTTTGGTAACTAATTCATTTATTTTAACTGTACTGGACAGTAAACTGTACGCACTTTGTATGTGGAGATGAATAAACATCTTTTTTCACCCCTTAGTAAACCTTTTTTGTTTTAATTATAGTGTTTATAGAGAAAAAAAGAAAATATGTTCTCATTTTCGGTACCTGCTTTGTCCGATTAAATTTTGCATTCTATCATATCTATTTCATTCAGGTCATATAATTTTTTAACCTATCTAACAACTAAAGGATGATGTTGATGAAGGAAGCCTTTTTCCCTGCATTTATTAACAGTTATTTCATTTCATTTGGAGTGCTATTAGGGGGTTCCTTAATTGGTGGACTTGCTGCCTTTTTCACTGGACAGGCCCCATTAACGGTTGTCTCACGATTATCAGATTCTCTCCGCATCTGGGCAATTGTAGCCGCAATCGGCGGAACCTTTGATACCGTGTATATTTTTGAGCGAGGGCTCTTCCATGGAGAAACGAAGGACATTTTAAAACAATTCTTATTGATTCTTTCTGCACTAGGAGGTGCACAGAGTGGAGCGCTAATTATTTATTGGTTCACCCAGGAGCATATTTCATCATGAGAATTCCACCTTATTATCGATTGCCCACTTGGCAGCGATTCTTTGCCGGAGTCGTCATCGGAGCCATCGGCAGCTGGTTTGTTTTCTTCTACATGTATGGTGTCCTTCAGGAAAAACAAATCAGCATTATTGAAATTCAACGAAAAGAAATCCATGAATTAAAAATTAAGGTCGGTATTTGGGAACAAGATTTTAACAAGCTAAACGAAGAAACGGAAAAACATCTTTCAGTTAAGGAGATTCGAGTTAATATCGTCAATGATCGGTTTTATGACTTAGACAAACTCAGCGTCGCTGAAGCGGAAGAAGTCATTCGAACGGATCTAACTACGTTAATAACCAAAAATGTTGAAGATGTTTATAAAACAAAAGCGCTCTTAAAGAAGTCGATTGAAAATAAAATTCTCGAAATCAATAAAAAGCGCTATCGGATTGAAATAACCGAAATCCTTTTTTATAAGAATATGGAGATAGAAGTCAAACTGCATCGATTATAGAAGTGTAGTTATTACCGCTTCTCTAATCGATGCATCAACTATCCCGATAATTCGCACATGCTTCTTCTAAATCCTCAAGGACACGATCTGCTGCTGCCCATGAATAAATAGAAGCACCTGCAGCCATCGGATGACCGCCTCCGCTGTACTTTTTAGCAATCCCATTAATGACGGGACCTTTTGAGCGAAGTCTGACTCTAATTTCTTTCTCTTCCTCTATAAAGAACACCCATGCCTTTATTCCTTTAACCGAACCAAGTGTACTCACAAGCAGTGATGCTTCAGCTGGAGTAACACCAAATTGCTCCATTACATCCCGTGTAAGGATCATTTTACCTGTACCATTCTCGAGAATACTAAAATGCTGCAGTACATAACCATTCAATCGGACAATTTTTTCTTCTACATCATACATTTGACTGAAAAGCTGTGGACGGTCAAAGGCATAAGAAACCAGTTCACCTGCGTAGACTAACGTTTTCTCTGTCGTACTCGGATACAAAAACCTCCCAGTATCACCGACAATTCCCGCGAATAATAAGCGTGCTGCTTCATCATTTAAAACCAAGCCGATGTTCTTTCCATACTCATACAGCTCATAAATCATTTCACTAGTCGAGCTGGCATTCGTATCCACCCAAAGAAGGTCACCATATTGATCTTCATTTGGATGATGATCAATTTTAATGAGTTTATCAGCCAAGGGATACCTTGTATCATCGATTCGCTCGGCATTTGCCGTGTCACATATAATGACGAGTGCGCCCTGATAGGTTTCATCCGATATCGTATCCAAACGTCTTAAGTAATTCAGCGATTTCTCTTCCTCCCCAACTGTATAAATCATTTTCTCTGGGAAAGAGACTTTCAGCATTTCAGCCAGTCCCCCTTGCGACCCATAAGCATCAGGGTCTGGACGGACGTGACGATGAATAATAATTGTTTGATAATTTTTTATTTCTTGAATAATTAGTGCTTTCATAGGTTTCTCCTTCTAAAACGAACAGTTTTCTTAACAAGGTGTTATTAACATCTATTCTAGGTAGATTGTCAATATCCTGCCATACAGTTTAATTGCCTTCATTGTCATATCCCGTTACAATAAGGAAAGATTACAAAATGTTTGGAGGATTTGTTACTAATGCCAATTCTTGTTGTCATCATTGTTATATCGTTCGCATTTTATATTTTCTATAAAATTAAATCGTTTAGAACTCATAGACCTATGGAAAAGAAATGGCTTTCCGGTAAGTCATCTATGGCACTAGGCTTGTTCGTTTTCGGTTTTGGTGTAAACCAATTGTTCTTATACCCTACAACTACTACATATATTGTAGCTGCCTTATTTATTCTAATCGGCGGTTTCAGTATATTCGGCGGATATAAGATGTATAAGCATTATCTACCATTTGCCATAAAAGAAGCACAAGAGTTTACGCAAGGTTAACTATAAATCAAAAAAAGGATGAGACAGCTTACCGGCCGGCTCATTCTTTTTTGTTTTATGAGCGATCCAAAAGCTGACAGGTTAGAAGGGCTTTACCTACCAATTTCCCTTCATTGAACACTTCAACGTCCACTTTTCCAAACTTTCTACCAACTTCGAGTACTCTAGGATGTATCTCCAATAAACTTTCAATTTGTACCGGCTTAATGAAATAGATGGTCATATTCTCTACAACCAAATCCCCTCGTTTATAGCTTCTTAGCACTCTATTGGCTGAATCAGTTACAAGTGTCGTAAATACTCCATTTGAGATGGTCCCTAAATAATTCGTCATTTGCGGTGTAACTTGGTATTGATAGATATCTTCACCTTTTGGCCGGTTATCTGTCATCACCAGCTGACTCGTAATCGTATCATCAATTGTTTCACCAACCTGTGGCTGTCTTTGACTCATTTGTAGTGCCTTCAAGACATCCTGCCTGCTGATAATCCCTTGTAAGATATGGCCATCATTGACAACTGGAAGTAATTCTATCCCTTCCCAAACCATCATATGTGCAGAAGAGGCTACACTCGTCTTCAAACCTACCGTCATTGGGCTTTTAGTCATAACCTTATCCAGAAGAACGGTGTCCTCTTGTCCCATAATATCCTTTGACGTAACCATCCCCATAATTTTCATCTGCTCATCAACAACTGGAAAACGGCTATGTCCCGTTTCTCGGTTATATTTGAGCCAGTCCGAAATACGGTCGCCCGTCTTCAGGAAGGTTGTTTCATGCACAGGTGTTAAAATGTCTTCCACAAATAAAATTTCTTTTTTAATTAACTGATCGTAAATCGCTCGGTTAATCATAGTGGCTACTGTGAAGGTGTCATAACTTGTAGAAATGACTGGCATTTGTACTTCATCAGCCAGTTTTTTGACACTTTCTTCTGTGTCAAAACCACCTGTAATTAAAACGGCAGCTCCTGCCTGAAGGGCGAGTTCATGAGCATTTGTCCGATTACCGACGATTAATAAATTTCCTGGTCCCGTATAGCGCATCATCGCTTCAAGCTTCATTGCGCCAATAACAAATTTATTTAAGGTTTTATGCAATCCTTCACGACCGCCCATCACTTGGCCGTCTACAATGTTAACCACCTCTGCAAAGGTGAGTTTTTCAATATTTTCTCTCTTTTTACGTTCAATCCTAATTGTTCCTACCCGCTCAATAGAACTAACGTATCCTTGATTTTCTGCTTCTTTAATTGCTCGGTAAGCTGTTCCTTCACTTACACTCAAGACCTTAGCAATTTGACGAACTGATATCTTCTCTCCAACTGGGAGCCCATCAATATGTTTAAGTATTTGTTCATGCTTAGTAGCCAAGTTCTTCACCCTTTTCATGGTAATTCTATTTCTTTATTATAGAGTGAAGTAACCCGCTATTCAACGAACGATCGTTTTTAATAAATTCTTTCCCGCAGCCGCTGTTTTTTTCCTTTCGAAATCGCCTTTCGCTTTTTCGGAGTATAAAGGATGCTTGAAAGATTTCCCGCAATGGCAAACAAAAGCATGCAAAGCCAGGAAACCGCAAATACTCCTTCTGGTCCTTCTGCCCGAATGGACAACTGTGGCAACGCATAATACAACATACAGAAACATAATAACAAACAAAGCAATAACCGCTGTTTCATGGTAATCCCCTCTCTTTGGGCATCATGCCGCGCTATATTGTATGCGTCGTCCACAGAAAAAAGAAGAAGAAATAGTCTCATATCAATGAAATGACCATTTCTTCTTCTATATTTGTATTTTTATAACTCAATTGATTCTCCAGCTTCTAGAACTTTTCCGTTTTGATTGGTCAGTAAGTCAATAAATCTTTGCGGATCCTGTTTAATGACTGGGAAAGTATTAAAATGAATGGGTACCACCTGTTTAGCTTGTAAAAACTCCGCAGCAAGTGCTGCATCTTCCGGACCCATTGTGAAGTTGTCTCCTATTGGCAAGAAAGCTACATCAATTGGATGTCTTTCACCGATCAACTTCATATCCGAAAAGACTGCAGTATCCCCTGCATGATAAACGGTTTTACCTTCTGCCATAAACAGTATTCCTGCAGGCATTCCAAGATAAATAATTTGACCATTTTCCTGCATGAGTCCCGTGCCATGAAAAGCCGGCGTGAACTTCACTTTCCCAAAGTCAAACTGGTAAGCACCGCCAATGCTCATTCCATGTGTTCGTTCAACACCTTGTCCAGATAAGTAATGTTCTAATTCTGCCACTGCAATGACTAACGCATTATGTTTTTTTGCAAGTTCTACCGTATCTCCAAGATGATCACCGTGGCCATGAGTAAGAATAATGACATCCGGTTTCACGTCATCTACCACTAAATCTGTCAAACTATTTCCATTAATAAATGGATCAATTAAGATCGTCGTGTCGTTTGTTTCTATTTTCACTACTGAATGTCCATGATACGAAATGTTCATATATATTCCCTCTTTCTGTTTAAAAGGTGATTTTCCACAACTCTATCATTTTACCCGCTTTTTTAAAAGTCTAACTATTTACAATTATTTTTCTTATTGATATGGTCATTGTATACACACAATTTGGGGGCTATTAATCATGAATCAACGAATCAACGAACTAACCGACTGGCTGCAGGAAAAAAATCTCGATGCACTCTTTATAACTGCGCCAGATAATGTTTTTTATTGCAGCGGATTTCTAAGCGATCCCCATGAACGAGTACTTGCGCTTGTTCTTTTTCCTGAAGCAGAACCATTTCTTGTTTGCCCGCAAATGGAAATAGACGACGCTAAGCAAGCTGGATGGTCAGGCGATATCCTTGGCTATAGTGATATTGAAGATCCTTGGGAGAAAATTAGTAC
This window encodes:
- a CDS encoding CBS domain-containing protein; protein product: MATKHEQILKHIDGLPVGEKISVRQIAKVLSVSEGTAYRAIKEAENQGYVSSIERVGTIRIERKKRENIEKLTFAEVVNIVDGQVMGGREGLHKTLNKFVIGAMKLEAMMRYTGPGNLLIVGNRTNAHELALQAGAAVLITGGFDTEESVKKLADEVQMPVISTSYDTFTVATMINRAIYDQLIKKEILFVEDILTPVHETTFLKTGDRISDWLKYNRETGHSRFPVVDEQMKIMGMVTSKDIMGQEDTVLLDKVMTKSPMTVGLKTSVASSAHMMVWEGIELLPVVNDGHILQGIISRQDVLKALQMSQRQPQVGETIDDTITSQLVMTDNRPKGEDIYQYQVTPQMTNYLGTISNGVFTTLVTDSANRVLRSYKRGDLVVENMTIYFIKPVQIESLLEIHPRVLEVGRKFGKVDVEVFNEGKLVGKALLTCQLLDRS
- a CDS encoding DHH family phosphoesterase, translating into MKALIIQEIKNYQTIIIHRHVRPDPDAYGSQGGLAEMLKVSFPEKMIYTVGEEEKSLNYLRRLDTISDETYQGALVIICDTANAERIDDTRYPLADKLIKIDHHPNEDQYGDLLWVDTNASSTSEMIYELYEYGKNIGLVLNDEAARLLFAGIVGDTGRFLYPSTTEKTLVYAGELVSYAFDRPQLFSQMYDVEEKIVRLNGYVLQHFSILENGTGKMILTRDVMEQFGVTPAEASLLVSTLGSVKGIKAWVFFIEEEKEIRVRLRSKGPVINGIAKKYSGGGHPMAAGASIYSWAAADRVLEDLEEACANYRDS
- a CDS encoding YtrH family sporulation protein, which codes for MKEAFFPAFINSYFISFGVLLGGSLIGGLAAFFTGQAPLTVVSRLSDSLRIWAIVAAIGGTFDTVYIFERGLFHGETKDILKQFLLILSALGGAQSGALIIYWFTQEHISS
- a CDS encoding YtpI family protein translates to MPILVVIIVISFAFYIFYKIKSFRTHRPMEKKWLSGKSSMALGLFVFGFGVNQLFLYPTTTTYIVAALFILIGGFSIFGGYKMYKHYLPFAIKEAQEFTQG
- the ytrI gene encoding sporulation membrane protein YtrI; this translates as MRIPPYYRLPTWQRFFAGVVIGAIGSWFVFFYMYGVLQEKQISIIEIQRKEIHELKIKVGIWEQDFNKLNEETEKHLSVKEIRVNIVNDRFYDLDKLSVAEAEEVIRTDLTTLITKNVEDVYKTKALLKKSIENKILEINKKRYRIEITEILFYKNMEIEVKLHRL
- a CDS encoding metal-dependent hydrolase → MNISYHGHSVVKIETNDTTILIDPFINGNSLTDLVVDDVKPDVIILTHGHGDHLGDTVELAKKHNALVIAVAELEHYLSGQGVERTHGMSIGGAYQFDFGKVKFTPAFHGTGLMQENGQIIYLGMPAGILFMAEGKTVYHAGDTAVFSDMKLIGERHPIDVAFLPIGDNFTMGPEDAALAAEFLQAKQVVPIHFNTFPVIKQDPQRFIDLLTNQNGKVLEAGESIEL